A genomic segment from Flavobacterium inviolabile encodes:
- a CDS encoding ParB/RepB/Spo0J family partition protein codes for MQALLNDIRANGIQESIKYVEHDGVKYIVDGHHRFYAAQRLGIQNIPVQQVQLPHGGYMGVMDLIKEPGKHPGFWNFMK; via the coding sequence ATGCAGGCTTTATTAAATGACATTCGTGCTAACGGTATTCAAGAATCTATAAAGTACGTTGAACATGATGGTGTTAAATATATCGTTGATGGACATCATAGATTTTACGCTGCTCAAAGATTAGGAATACAAAATATTCCTGTTCAGCAGGTTCAGTTACCACATGGTGGATATATGGGTGTAATGGATTTGATTAAGGAGCCAGGGAAGCATCCTGGATTTTGGAATTTTATGAAATAA